ccacaagtcAAACTAAATCATGTAAACCAACAAATTCTCCTTCAGTAAATGAAGGGTAATTCTAAAATGCAacataaaaaaaggaattaaggcaattaaaattaaaacttatcTACCCAAAATAGTACTACCCTAGTATAATTCATTCTGTAAAAAGCTGAATGTATAAGACATAAaagccaaaaatcaaaaataaacattGTAGTTATGATGCAGAATCAGGTTTGCTTTTACTCCAGTGAATGAAAAATAATGGTCACAACTTGAATGAATGGAAATCTAATATGAATATATGCACATTACCAGAGATGCTTGATTTACTGCCAAAAACATCTTAGCAATTCCATATTCCTCACCAAGTCAGTATAACTGCTGTAAAAAAATCAATTGTGGTTCTGAATACCCGTTCACAGTTGACCTCAACAATGTATCTGCTGTAGGAGACTGGTTATCTGTGACAGGTAGAAGCATATGGTGATCTTCAGTGCcaagtggaagagacagaggtaaaGTCATATCAGAAGGTTTTACGTCCAGAGTTTCTGACAAAGGACTTTTTTGTATGGAATCTTGTTCACTCAAAGTATGATCCTCTACATTGGAATCTAGAGTTTTATCTGCACCTGaaatggaaagggaaaaaaaaaaaagtatgctatcTTTACATACAAAACTCTTGAGATAATCTACTTAGCATTCCTAGGATTTACATTTGAACCTATATACCTTTACTTAAAGCTGTTTCTCTTTTGCTCATCCCTCATCACCTAAAACTCATTCTGGCTCTCAAGGCTAAGTTCAAGCACCAACTCTATTATAAACATACAGTTAATAATTCTGGACTAGGGTGAGCTGTTTCTTATTTACTTTATCACACATTTGTTAAGTTTCATAAACTTCTGGCATCTCTCTTACTGCTATTTAATATTCTTCTCAAGGATGCTCTGACCTAAAATCCTCAACTAGACTATAAATTCCTTGAAGGTAAATTACTGTTAGAGAAGTATaacttctctaactctttcaaagtatGGAACACTGATATGCCATAATAAATACTCTATATCATCACTGGATGTTTTAATGAGTTCATAATGTTCTGAGTTCAAATTCAGAAGATGACACTCATGTATTTTCAGAGGTGAGAAATCCTGCTCTACTCAGAGTAATCATACTGACAAAAGATGTACTCTGTCTTCAAATTTTCCAGTAGCTTAAAATGCTATGTGCTCCCATGGATTCAGTTTCACTGTCCTCATTAAACAGACAAAACAGAATTTACTTCCATAAAATTATAATTCtccatattcttttaaaatgctaTGTGCTCCCATGGATTCAGTTTCACTGTCCTCATTAAACAGACAAAACAGAATTTACTTCCATAAAATTATAATTCTCCATATTCTTCCACTCTTCAGTTCATCCAGTCAAGAATACAGCCTGTGCTTTCTTGTCCCAGTGACTCTTCACAATGTCCTCCACCTAGAATGAACCCTCCTTTCCCTATCTCCATCCTTTGAACTCTTCTCCACTGTTTAAGTTCCCCAAAATCAAGTCCTTTCCAGTACTCACCTCAGAAAAGCTTAGTATCCTCCTCAGcatttttgtgtttattatgTCCTAGATTATCTCTTATAATTTAGATGTCTGGTTTCTATACCTGGTAGTAAGCTCTTTGAGGACCAAAACTATGCCTTGTTTAATTTCATGCTTTCTCATATTTGTGTACTTTGTAAGTATTTAATAAGTGGTCTTGAATGAACAATTCATTGCAGTTTTCAGATGTTTCCAACCTAACCCTTTTGATGTCATGTTTGCTCTAAGAGATGTAatatcatatctttttttttttttttggacaggcagagttagacagtgagagagagagactaagaaaaaggtcttcctttttcctttggttcactccccaaatggctgctatggccggcgtgctgcaccaatccgaagccagaagcaggtactccttcctggtctcccatgcaggtgcaaggcccaagcacctgggccatccttcactgccctcctgggccacagcagagagctggactggaagaggagcaaccaggacagaacccggtgccccaaccgggattagaaccaggagtgccagcaccgcaggtagaggattagccaagtgagccgtggcaccggcctatcaTATATCATCTTTATACACTGAAAAAGCCTACTGTTATTTATCATCATGACAAATAAAATGGTAAGCACTGGGAAACTTTTTCAAGGATTCATTTTAAGCAACagacttaaaaaattttatagcctggcttttcatttttatgtattataaAATTTTGGGTTGCCTATTTTCCTACTTTCTCTCAAACATTCCAGGACTAGTGTTTGTGATACCCTTTTATCCTGAGTTATCCAGACTCTAGAATGGAAGCAGTGATATCCAGCTTGCTCACATGTTCCTTCATTCTTGAAACTATTCTTAAGTTTTTAaaggaggaaatttttttttattagaagctCAATATAAAAAGAAATCCAGAGAACATTTCTGCTTTCCTCATGCATATATATCTAAAATTGTTAAAATGTACATCTCAACATTTTAATGAATAGCACCAATATGATagcaacaaattttaaaaatcacatttaccAGAATGGACTTTTGTTTTgtgcttctttaaatttttgatatCTGTGTAAGAATTTCCACATAATTCGCAGATAAACGGTCTTtctcctggggaaaaaaaagtttaaaacctcaatattttaaaagctgctagttaagataaaaatataatgttccagAATATAAGGTAAAAACGATTGTACTTTTTATATTTGGtttcaaatgattattttaatcatttggTTACAATAAAATGATATGAAAAATTCCATACACATAGGCACTGTTATAGAAAATGAAGCCCTATTTCAGGAAAATCAGTTTCTTCATTAAAAGAAATTgtttccaacaacaacaacaaaaaaatttattcttttatttctatcaGATACTTAGTGAATTGCACTGGATGGCATTCACTATAAATATCTGATGAAAGTATTTATGCCATATTCTGGCAAATATATAGAGGAAGGAGCAAAAAGCCTAATTATAGTTTCTGCTTTCAGTTACCTTGAAATTagaagattctttaaaaaatattggcaGTATGCTACAATCATATAACTGTTTTAAAATAAGGAACTGTTCATTTAAGAAGCATGAAAATACAAATAGAAGTTTCCAACAAACTTATTAAATCTCTACTAGGTACTCATTAATCCAGGTAAGAATTGTGAGGAGGGATTTTGAAACAGAGCAGTATACTTTAAGtcacattttcctttaaaatttgtttataatCAGTATTTTCTTCATATTACTTACAAATTACTTCTTAGAACATGTCTATTAAAATTTATTCCTAAAACTTGTATACTAAACATTGTTTAATAAGAAAATCTGATCTTAGTATTATCTCTCCCTTTTCATTTGTTGGAATATCTGTGCAATTTAGTTCAAAGcatttaaaaactattaattaTCTGGCACATTTCCTGGGAAAACTATACGATTCTTGACCAAATTTAACATTcccaataacttaaaaaaaaaaaaaaacctaagatatgtaaataaaaagtTGATATTTATACATTAAATATTGTTATAGGTAGAGTATGACTAGACACCATGAAGTCCATAATGGTTTAAAAGTCAATGTttacataaaaagaaattaagagagaACAAAAAATAATACGTTCTCCCTAAACACAGACCTGTATGGGATCGAAAGTGTTTGTTGAGCTCTCCTGAGGAAATAAAACTTTTCCCACAAATACCACATATGTATGGTTTTTCACCTAGATGGAAAATAAAAGCGAAGTGGTGTACTATACcaataaaatatttagcaattACAAATAATCTAAAGTAAGCTGTtctaaaatatgatttataaaacttctattatattttatagattttagTGACccaatttcaaatgaatattaataGTTATACTGTTCATATAATCTGATACTTTTcgcatattaaaattttattacttcAAATATAACTTCTAGTAGAGATGAACTGAGTAATGAGTTAAGTTTTTATATGATTAAGACATGTAAATCAttactctttttcatttcttgttaTCTATTATATTATCTCAAAGGAGAATGAGTATTTAGAGATGATTCTATTAAAAAATGTAacctacaaaaaatgaaaatctctgaCCAATTCAAATTTGCTTCAAAACTAATACTTTGCATATGATCTCAGAAAGTCTGTGAAGGAAACCTCCTAAGAACTTGTAAAATAAATGTTCTATCCAAACCCACTCCCTACCCCTAACATCATTCCACAATttcatccaaaggaaatgaacctTGAAGATGCTGAGGTCTTCTAAAGTCATAAAACATATCTCAATTCAAGTTCATACATAATCAAAATTTTCCTACTCATTTTAATCTGTATCAATTACAGGGTCAAAAATTTTACCCACCCTGTATTTTTCTAGAAAATGTTAGCTTTTATATCTAAtttataaatatgtgaaaatCATAGACATGTCTTTGAGAAGTGCAAACACAGATATCTAAATATAAAGTCTGTAATCTCGGTAAAGGCCCAATTCCCCTTTTTCCTTTATTCCTTATGTTTAGCAGTTTCTTTTTGTCAAACTCTTACCTGTGTGTTTTCGAGAATGAGTGATAAGAGAACTGGAGACAGCAAATGCCTTCCCACAGGTGTCACACACGTAAGGCTTTTCACCAGTATGCCTACGGACGTGATACGTCAGTGTGCTGGCTTGAGCAAATCTCTGTCCACACCTATCACAGACATATGGCTTCTCTCCACTATGCTTCCTGTTAGTAAATAAAGTTATACTCTGGTGAGTAAAAAAAATTTGGAGGTTAATTTATATAGCAAACATTCTtcacaaagatttttatttcatctcaTCTTGAAAGGCCAACACTGTAAGATTAACAGTTGTTTCAATGTACACTGACAAAAATAACTATTACCAAAACATCAGTTCTGGTTCtaagatgtatttaaaaaaaaaatctcggggtcggcgccatggctcacttggttaatcctcttcctgcggcgtcagcatcccatatgggcaccgggttctagtcccggttgcccctcttccagtccagctctctgctgtggcccaggagggcaaaggaggatggcccaagtgcttcggcccctgcacccacatgggagaccaggaagaagcacctgcctcctggcttcggatcggggcagtgccagccgcggcggccatttggggagtgaaccaatggaaggaagacctttcttctctctctgtctataactgtacttgtcaaaaaaaaaaaaaaaaaaaaaaaaaatctgtcataaACTTTATGTGTTTGTCATGGACCACTAATATTCAGGCAATTATTCTCATTAGTTCATTAGTTCACTTTCACTTGTCAAGTCTCTTTGAACCACTGGCACACCTTCACCCATCATTACTTCCTGCTAATATCCTTGTCTCCTATTGCACTGAGAAAAATTTcatcaaaagaaaaatttctacCATCACAACTCTGCTTATAAGGATCTGCACCTATACGGTTTGCCTTCCCTCAGGTTAACTTGATCATGAGGATGAAAATTCATCTAAATCCAATAGTTTGATTTGTGTAGTACGTCAGATCTTACTCAATATTACTCCTACAATTTTCCCCACTCAACATCATCTTTCCCCACTCCACTGAATCATAGCCTACAAACATATTGATAGctcctatcttttaaaaaagtaacaaagaATATCCCTGAAAGCACTTGCTCTTCCATTTCTCTGCTTTACCAAAAATTTGAGTTCTCAATATTCCACTTCCATTGCTTCTCTATTTGTCTCTGCTAAAAATGCTTTTGTCAAAAGAGTTATCACCTCCCATTTTGTTAAACCCAAACCAATTCCAAGCCTCTACCTCCTTTCACCATCAGAATTTTACACAAATGATCTAATCACTCCCATCTGGAACAATTTCCTTTACTTGGATTCCAGGGCAGCCCACTTAACTACATTTCCTCCTGTTTTGGCTGCCCCTTGCTAGTCACCTCTGCTGGTTCTTACTCATCTCCCAAAAAATCTTAAGATTATAAGGCTTCAGGACTCAGTCTTTTTAtctatttctattcattttcttGGAGACTTATTTAGTGTTacagctttattattattattattattattattatttaaaggtcttccatctgctggtttactccccagttggccgcaatggccggagctgtgccgatccggagccaggagcttctgggtctcccatgccagtgcaggggcccaagcacttgggccatattccactgctttcccaggccatagcaggaagctggattggaagtggagcagccaggacacgaactggtgcccataggggatgctggaaccacaggtgaagactcagcctactatgccaccatgccggccTGTGTTATAGCTTTAAATACTACCATGTGCTGGTGACTGCTAAATTTTTATCTTCAAACCAGTCCCCTCAACTCCAGACTCAGATAACCAATTTCTTATTGCACATCTCAGAAGTTTAATATTCATCTCAAATTTAGCATGTACTCTCTCTCAAACTGTTGTTCTTCAACCTTCTCCATGTTACTTAAAGTCAACTTTATCTTTTCAGGTACTCAGGCCCAAAACCTCAGTATCATCTTTGACTCTTCTTTCAGACCCCATATCCAAGCTGTTGGTATTTTTTTATTGTGTTAgttctacctttaaaatatattcagagcctgctacttttttttttttttttttttttttttttttttttggacaggcagagttagtgaaagagagagagagagagaaaggtcttcctttttccattggttcaccccccaaatggccgctacagccggcgtgctgcgctgatccgaagccaggagccgggtgcttcctcctggtctcccatgcgggtgcagggcccaagcacttgggccatcctccactgccttaccgggccacagcagagagctggactggaagaggagcaaccaggacagaattcagcgccccaaccgggactagaacccggggtttagtcaagtgagctgcggcgccggccgagcctGCCACTTATATTCTCCACTCTTTCCTGAACTGTCATCACTCTCACCTGGGTATTATCAATAGATTCCTAACTGGTCACCTTGCTTCCATTCCTGCAATACTGTGATCTATTCCTAATACAGCAGCCAGAGTGATACTCTGAAAATGCGAGCAGGACTGTATCACATAATTCTCAGTCTCAAGATGAAAAGCTTTATAATGGCCTACAAACTAATTACCAGAGGACCACACTATCACCGTATTCCTAGTAGCTTCCTCCTTATATTCTTTCCAACCATGACTTCTTGTGAATGTGCTAAGAATACTGTGTAATAGAATCACAATTAGAACTCTACAGTCCTGAATTTGAATACAGTAGTCTATTCATAGAACAATGGTAATTATTAACAAGAATAAAAGATGAAAACAGTTCATTTTTTACCTTGCATGAATCTTGAGGTTGCTAGAAGTTGCAAATTGTAAATTGCATACATCACATTTATAGGGTTTTTCCTCACCATGATGCATGCGACTATGGAAGACTAGCTGGCATTTCTGAGCAAATCCTTTATCACACAGTTCACATTTGTATGGCTTCTCACctaaaggaaaaagtaaataaaacttacatTTAGAAGGAAATATTCTGTTTTAAGTGCATAAGCTATATAAACTTGCAAAAGTTTCATCAATAGTACTAGCTTTGGTAGTCAGAAAATGTTAACTGCTAAAAGTAAAAGCaaataggatctttttttttcagactacTGAAAATACTGGTAGAATTAAATTAGTTTCTCGATTCATAATACTGAAAGGTGATCaatgagaaaatatgtattacatcCTAAATGGTACATATCTAAGAGTACCAATGGTGCTCATCCTTTACCACCACAAAGAGGACAtgcaaaataaagtaaatgttgaAGTTAGGAAGCATGCAAGGAGATGTTAGCACTATCTACAAATTGCCCTGAATTGTTAATTGTActttctctttatctgtcttAATAGTTTTTTGTCTGTCAAATCTTAGTAAACTAGAACTAAGTTTATGCTTATTTTGAGTGAAAGTGGTAGCAGCAGTTGCAGTTGATGTGTTAGGACTTAAAATaccagtttcaaaaaaaaaatcattaaaatacttatttatgccTACAAATCTATTTCTAATAGTCTAACATTGCTAAAATACTTTTATGAATAGAATATGCCAAATTTCTGTAGTCAGTAAATGTGCTATAATATTGTAATTACAGTTGGAAACAATTTTCTCTCCCCACAAAACAGTCTTACCTGTATGCGTTCTTACATGTGTTTTCAGCTGGTTACACTGGGTAAATGCCTTTCCACACAGGTGGCACACGTAAGGTTTGACTCCTTTATGTATTCTCATGTGCCTTctcaagctgctggcttctgaaaACACCTTCCCACATGTATTACACATTGGCTTGGCCTTGGAGTACCTCTCATCCAGCTCCTCCCTAGAGTTCTCCAGCTCATAAGGACTCTTGACACTGGCTATATTAGACAGAGAATGTTCTCTCAGGGCACAGTTTGGCTGTGACTTTCCACGTTTCCGTTTCACTGTAACAGTCTGCACAGTATCTTGTGCTGGAAAGGTATTTTCCACAACTGATGTCAATTCAAGTTCTgaattatcatttctttgtgcaaCTTGTTCTGCTACAGGTGTAGACAATTTATTTGCATCTAGGAATAATTCAACAGATGCATTCTCTAAAATGTCACTGGGATATTGCACGGTTTTATTCGGCCCTGTTTTCTGAGAGTTGaaagtcttcttcttctttttagttTGAGATGACTTCTTTGCTAATGCCCCTTGTTTAGGATTTGCCTGAACTAAATCTGTAGAGACTTCTGATTTCTCTCGATTGTTATAATCTCGTAGAGTAAGAAGACAAGTCTGTTGGTTCAATTCAATGTTCCCAGTAATACTAGATATCTCTGTAGAAGAGGGAttagcaataaaagcaaaatcttccatctttattttacatttagtgACCACCTCTTCCACTTTGAGATAGTCAGCAGCCTGATGAATCTCTTTAACATTCCAACTGTAAGGAAACAATGCGGCT
Above is a genomic segment from Lepus europaeus isolate LE1 chromosome 2, mLepTim1.pri, whole genome shotgun sequence containing:
- the MYNN gene encoding myoneurin isoform X3; the encoded protein is MEDFAFIANPSSTEISSITGNIELNQQTCLLTLRDYNNREKSEVSTDLVQANPKQGALAKKSSQTKKKKKTFNSQKTGPNKTVQYPSDILENASVELFLDANKLSTPVAEQVAQRNDNSELELTSVVENTFPAQDTVQTVTVKRKRGKSQPNCALREHSLSNIASVKSPYELENSREELDERYSKAKPMCNTCGKVFSEASSLRRHMRIHKGVKPYVCHLCGKAFTQCNQLKTHVRTHTGEKPYKCELCDKGFAQKCQLVFHSRMHHGEEKPYKCDVCNLQFATSSNLKIHARKHSGEKPYVCDRCGQRFAQASTLTYHVRRHTGEKPYVCDTCGKAFAVSSSLITHSRKHTGEKPYICGICGKSFISSGELNKHFRSHTGERPFICELCGNSYTDIKNLKKHKTKVHSGADKTLDSNVEDHTLSEQDSIQKSPLSETLDVKPSDMTLPLSLPLGTEDHHMLLPVTDNQSPTADTLLRSTVNGYSEPQLIFLQQLY
- the MYNN gene encoding myoneurin isoform X1; the protein is MQYSHHCEHLLERLNKQREAGFLCDCTIVIGEFQFKAHRNVLASFSEYFGAIYRSTSENNVFLDQSQVKADGFQKLLEFIYTGTLNLDSWNVKEIHQAADYLKVEEVVTKCKIKMEDFAFIANPSSTEISSITGNIELNQQTCLLTLRDYNNREKSEVSTDLVQANPKQGALAKKSSQTKKKKKTFNSQKTGPNKTVQYPSDILENASVELFLDANKLSTPVAEQVAQRNDNSELELTSVVENTFPAQDTVQTVTVKRKRGKSQPNCALREHSLSNIASVKSPYELENSREELDERYSKAKPMCNTCGKVFSEASSLRRHMRIHKGVKPYVCHLCGKAFTQCNQLKTHVRTHTGEKPYKCELCDKGFAQKCQLVFHSRMHHGEEKPYKCDVCNLQFATSSNLKIHARKHSGEKPYVCDRCGQRFAQASTLTYHVRRHTGEKPYVCDTCGKAFAVSSSLITHSRKHTGEKPYICGICGKSFISSGELNKHFRSHTGERPFICELCGNSYTDIKNLKKHKTKVHSGADKTLDSNVEDHTLSEQDSIQKSPLSETLDVKPSDMTLPLSLPLGTEDHHMLLPVTDNQSPTADTLLRSTVNGYSEPQLIFLQQLY
- the MYNN gene encoding myoneurin isoform X2, giving the protein MQYSHHCEHLLERLNKQREAGFLCDCTIVIGEFQFKAHRNVLASFSEYFGAIYRSTSENNVFLDQSQVKADGFQKLLEFIYTGTLNLDSWNVKEIHQAADYLKVEEVVTKCKIKMEDFAFIANPSSTEISSITGNIELNQQTCLLTLRDYNNREKSEVSTDLVQANPKQGALAKKSSQTKKKKKTFNSQKTGPNKTVQYPSDILENASVELFLDANKLSTPVAEQVAQRNDNSELELTSVVENTFPAQDTVQTVTVKRKRGKSQPNCALREHSLSNIASVKSPYELENSREELDERYSKAKPMCNTCGKVFSEASSLRRHMRIHKGVKPYVCHLCGKAFTQCNQLKTHVRTHTGEKPYKCELCDKGFAQKCQLVFHSRMHHGEEKPYKCDVCNLQFATSSNLKIHARKHSGEKPYVCDRCGQRFAQASTLTYHVRRHTGEKPYVCDTCGKAFAVSSSLITHSRKHTGERPFICELCGNSYTDIKNLKKHKTKVHSGADKTLDSNVEDHTLSEQDSIQKSPLSETLDVKPSDMTLPLSLPLGTEDHHMLLPVTDNQSPTADTLLRSTVNGYSEPQLIFLQQLY